Genomic segment of Tamandua tetradactyla isolate mTamTet1 chromosome 1, mTamTet1.pri, whole genome shotgun sequence:
CATGGGGCTGTGGGGAGCGGAGCACAGAAAGGCTCCATTTTGAACCATTTTGAACCACTCCCTGCTCCAAGGCATGTTTGAAGCCTGTCCCGAGgggaagctgtgtgtgtgtgtgtgtgtgtgtgtgtgtgtgtgtgtgtgtgtgtgtgtgtgtgtgtgtgtgtgtgtgtgtgtgtgtggcagggtgTTGCCGGCGTGGACTCACTGAAGGAGGACTCAAAGCTAACTTGGCTTATCCCCTATTTTTGCCAGGACAGGCCTCTCCACCTCCTATTTTCAGAaccctctttttcattttcaccaCTGAtagaaaattgctttttttttgtcgTGGAGAGAGGTGGTTGGTGGTCTTGGGAAGCAATAAGAGGCTCAGCCTCTGGGCCTCCCACAAGGAGCTACACACACAGATCTGCTTGCTGGGGTCCCTTCTGGTTGGGGTCTTAGAGATTCTCTCATGGTGCCTCTCAATAGTGAACCCCCACCAGCCCCTATGCTCTTTGCCATCAAAGACCATTTCTCCCACATAAGACCCAGCTCAGGATTTTTGACCCCTTGTAGCTCAATGCCCTTATTGACGGATGAGGTCCAGAGAAGGGCAGTGGccacccaaggccacacagcctaCCAGGCCATCAAGCTCAGGGCTGCTTCTCCTGGCCCTCACACTCTCCTGCCACTTATGGGTCCCCCTCTTGCCTCTTTCTGAATCCCATTACTGGTGCCTGGCAGGGCCTGCTGCAAGGGTCGGGGTCAGGAATGAGGAGAGGGAGGTGAGCTGGGAGCACATGCTGAGGGAGCTTCCCCCACCCTCGGCCTCCAgctctaccaccaccacctcccaggGCTGCAGCTGAGGCCTGAGGCTGTCTGGGGGAGGGAGTGGGCCAATTCCTCCCTCGCCGGCAGCCCCCGGCCCAGTCCCTTTGGGGAAATACCCTAGAGCTTGCGTGGGTgtccctgaaatgcagaggaaagGAACTGGCCTCAGCAGGAAGTCCTCCTCCTCCTGGGAATGGGGAGCCCGCCCCTCCCCACTGTGACttgggagaggaagaggaggaagggagcAGGAGGAGACCGGGCCTCtaaggggtgggggcggggccagCCCAGATGCCAGCATGTTTCCCAGGCTAGGCCTGTGAACACAGGTCATCCCTGAACTGACCCTCTGGATCACGGGCACAACTCTGGGCATCTGGGAGGGGCTTCTCGGCAAAGAGGTCCCAGGAGAGGCCACTAAAAGTGTCCCCATCCAGGTGGCTTCTCTTTGCCAAGGGCTTAAAATCATTTTTAGGAATTAGTTGCTGGAAGCAAAGTATGAGCACCCCATCAGAACTTAGGGTCCAAAGGCGAAGCCCACCTTATGCAGCCTCAAAATAATTTCCTAACCACGCCCGGGGGCCTCCACTTCCTCACATTtaaaacagagattaaagaagatctacattaaaaaaaaaagttagttccCATCCTTTCCTACCCTTTTTGCAAGCAAGTCTCTGGAGTTTCCTGGGGAGTGGGCGTGAGGGGGGCTGTGTCTTGTGTCTTCTGAAACCAAAGATGCCTTACTTTGGTTTCAGAAGACACAGCTTGGCCAGGAATTTTTCCAGGGCAAGTTATTGTTCTGGAATTCTACCCCTGGACTCCCAGAGACCATTAATTTAGGGCAAACAAGGAATTTCACGGAGACAGAGGAAGAGGCAGGGGACAGGCAgacttgagaaacagaatcctgGAAAGATTCAAAGTGACAAAGAAATAGCAGGAAGGGAGCAGGGCAGAGAACATGCTGCCTGTGGGGGGACTGGGGTGGGAAGGGGGCCAGGGGGCAGCAGCCCAGCCTCACCTGCCCTGGGGAAGGGTGGGATGTTACAGTCCTTTCTTTTGTTAGTCTGTTGTCTTCCTTCAGGCCCCCCATGGGACTCCTGTGGGCACTCCCTGGTGACGTTCCCTGAACCTGTCTTACAGAAATCTATAATGCACACAGCTCCCTCAGTGGCTCTGACAGGAGCCAGGCTCCTGGGGCCAACCAAGGGTTTGGCTGTTCTCCGGCGGCGGGGATGGGAGTGAGATCTGGGAAGACTCCCTGCTCCGGAACAGGAACAATCAAGAGTTGAAATCATAAGACCTGGCTGCAAAATCCCAGCTGTGCCACGTACAAACTGGGTGCGTGAACATTTCagctttctcctctgtaaaatggggccaaTAAAACCTACCCATTGGGATGGGTGGGACCATGAAATGAGCCAGCCAATTTGAAAGAGCTCTGGGGCCCATCAAGAGCCTCACAAATGGAAGTACTTACTGTTCTTGTCCTGATCAGAAGGAAGCAATGTGTGTACAGGGGTCGGACAAAACCCCGGGCCTGCACAGGGCTCTGACTGCACTTTCAGAGCAGGGCAGACAAGCACAATCCCCCCAGCCGCAGGGAAGGGAGCCATCCAGAAGTGCATCTCCCCAAAGTCTCCCCATCAAACTTGCTAGGATGGAGAGGTGTCCAGCTCAGAGGTCAGCTGTGCTGGCTAAGAGGTGGGCAGGTCCATCTTTTTCAGAGCTGGGGAGTATACTTGTGAATCTTATCATGCCTTAAGGGCCGCCACGCGGTAATGTCAAGGAAGCCAACCTACAATCAGTAACTTCAATCCAATCGTAGAGAGAACCTTTACAGTTTACAGAATGCTCTCACTGTCGCTCCAGGACTGACACCCCCAGAGAGTGGCCCTCCCCTTCAGGGGCGCCTTTGGGACCCAGTGCCCCTCGCCATGGCCCTTCTAGGCAGAAGCCACCCATTGCTTGACTGGGCAGGTGAGCTTGACACGGGCAGCTGGGGGAGGAAAAGGGCTTCTGGGGCAGGGGGTACACTACCGGCTGGCTAGAGGTCAAATTCTCATCCCATGCTGCCCCCTGGGAAGGACACAGCAGGGCTGTGGTCAGCACTCAGGCCAGCATTACTCACGCTCCGTCCCCAAACACCTTGATGGCGTTGACGCACTTCTTGGCCCAGCCCTGACTCAGAAGGAAGGGGCAGTCCTCCGTGAGCTCCAGGCACTGGCCCGTGAAGTTGCAACCCTCAAAGATTTCTAGACGGAAATGCTCCCCGTGCTCCAGGATCCAAGggagtagaagaaagaaaaagggaaaacattccTGAGTTTCTTCTCCCCATAAACGGAAGACCCATGCAGGAAGGAACTTAGAATTATCCAGAGCTCTGAGTACTCCAAAAATCCCGGGGGACCCCTGGGCCTGGCCAGGGTGAGGGAACACAGCATGGAGATATGAGTGCCCCCCCATTCCACCCCCATACACACCTCAACCCAAGCACTTTGTTTCATCTCCCACATAAGGTTTGGATTGGTTAAAGGGTTTTATTATctttaaaagtttcaaaccacCTGAATCAGTCCAATTATTTcgttttacaactaaaaaaaaaaaaaaaaaaaaaatccaaggtcCAGAGAGGGCAAGTGACTTGCTCAACTTTGAGCAAGGGCCAGCCGTGGGGCTCCTCTCTGGGATCCTCCTTGAGCTCAGACTGAAGACCTCTTGCCCCAGGCATAAGAATACATTCCTCTGCCCTTTTCTCCCTCGCCTGGGCCACATGCCACATGCAAGCctttaaatgataatattttaaaaactgtaatagAACCTTTTATTCAAACATGGAGccaaaaatctaaaacaaagaacagagagaTCTTTTGCTGAAATCCCTGATGGACCTGACATCATCGTTCGCTCAGATCAAGACATACATCTCCCTATATGATTTCCCATGTTTCCAAAAGACAAAGGAGGACCCAGCCTCCCGGCTGGCTCTGAGAGCTTCAGCATGGGCCCTGGATGCCGGCTGGGCCTGGAGCCGTGCCACAGCTGGCCCTAACGATAGTTCTTAGGAAAACAGCATTTGCAAGTTGCttagtatatttttcatataaatagcATTATGCAAGAGCCAGGGCCAACAATTTTAATTCCCTTTCCCAAATGGCCATGGCCTGGTGGAAATATCAAGAAATCATTCTTTTAATTTGAATTGCCAAAGCCCAGCTGGTTTTGCAACTGAAGTAGAAAGGAGATGAGGGCCCCACACAGAGAAGCCCCCTTtcccaggggtttcccagatgatCACCAGAACTGTCTGGCCACCGGACCCTCTTGTAGACATGTGGCTGAGATGCTCTCTGATGAGTGACGTTCTCCCCTGGTCTCAGGATTCAGCCACTTCCCACCCCAAATGTCAGGAACTCACAGCAGGTTAATGCTGTGACTTGGGGGACAGGGTGGTTCCAAGGAGACCTATTCTTCAAATCCCACTATAGGGGTAACCAAACACAAACAGTCCCTAGCCATGAAGGAATTCCTCATTTGCTCCCCTTACACAAACAGGACCAAACGTGTTAGAAGGAAGCCCCTGGGTGGCTACGAGAGACCCCTGTCACACAACTTTTCCCTCGCTGGCCTTTGATATTTATGCTTCCTCCATTTATCAGCCTAAGGATAGAGCACAGAGATCCCTGAAAAGTGCTAAAAGATTACCTGCATGAGTTGATACATGAGGCCAAAATCAGCCTTACTTTTGCTAAGAGTTTCCCCATCTGGATATAAATTCAAAGCTACATCATAATATTTTCGATGTCATTTTAACTGGAAAATTTAACAAGGTATTTGGATCAGATATTTAAATGTGCATGCATGAAAACATATGCATGAAAACTTGGCTGATCAGGTGAATTTTACTcagtcagcagaacccagaagaagaaagacgTGTTGATGGGGTGATGTGCCCTGTAAGGTCTGGCCACAACCCAGGACAATCAGGCCATGAAAAGGCTGAACGTGGAAGTTCTTAGGAACACAGGTTCACGAACAGTTTATGAATATAGGTTCATAAACCGGAGAGTCCCCCTCTCAGGAGGCTCTCCAATTGGATCCTTGGCACCCACATGACAATGGGTGGGTCTGTGTAGAGCTATTTCTTATTTCAAAGATCCCACAGTCTCATCAGATCTTAAGTTTGAGAGGGCCACGCTCCCCTGATTATCTGTTCCCAGGCCTTCTCCATCGGTCACTCCATCAGCAAGTCCGCCCACACACTCCCCAAGTCAAATGGCCCCCTCACCATTCCCACGGGCCGACAAGAGCCCATGTGGTCACTGTGGCCATTCCAGCGGACGAAGTCAGGGTAGTCGCCATGCTCTAGGATGAACTGCTGGCCCCGGAAGTCAGGGTGGTCGAAGCCAATCCAGGCTCCACTCTCCACGCGGATGGAGTTGACTCGGTTCATAAAGCCTCGGTTCTGGAAGTTGTCACAGTCCCCAAAGACCACCAGCTTCCGGCCCGAGAAGTGTCTGCCCTCATAGAAAGTGATCTAGAAGAGAAAAGTTGGGTCAGAGGGTGCAGGGCACCTCAAgggctttttcttcctttggctttGGGAGCTGACATCTTAGAGGGCCACAACCTCCAAGGTCACTATTAAAGCACAGTCCTGCTGTGCACAATAGGTATTCCACAGGTATTTGTTGATTGGGTAAAGGAATGAATGgaattctctctcctttctgtgTGGTGGATTGATTTTAAACTCAACACCCCTGGCCCTCATCTGCCCTCTGGAGCTCAAGGTTGAGAAGTCAAATTTCAGTGGATATTTGAGGGCAAGGATTTTCCCCTTTGTCTAGAGGCCATTTTTGGGGAAAAAGCTCCTTTCAAACTTCCATTGCTTAGTTTCTGTACCCGCAATAATGCTAATGAGaatgttttcaaaagaaaacGGTTTGTCTTTTGAAAACCATCATAACCACACCATCATAacccaacatttattttccagaaagtCAAGTTCCTGGGACTAGCTTCCttaactggaggaactgagttcCCCAATCCACCTAGTCTGAATTCAGTGATTAAAGTTTTCAAAAGAgagcttctttccttttttttaaaaaatatttttattgacatccTCACACACataatccatacatggtgtacaatcagtggctcacaatatcatcacatagttgtgtattcatcaccatgagcatttttagaatatttgcatcactccagaaaaagaaataaagacaacaaagaaaaactcatacatcccataccccttacccctccctctcattgaccactagtatttccatcaacccaatttattttatcccctatcccccctattatttattttttatccatattttttactcatctgcccataccctggataaaaggagcatcagatacaaggttttcacgatcagaGTCACAACGTACAAGTTATATAACGAGGGCTTCTTTAATCTCTCCTCTCTTTGTTTTGCAGGCCATTCCTTTGGCATGTCAGATCCAGAACTTTATTTACCCAGGGATCAGTTCCATCATCATGCCCTACAGCTGTGTGGCACCTACACAGTCTCTTTGTCACCAAACAACACAGTATGAAGAAGGAACAATTCTCGAAACTCAGTTTCTGAAGTGGAACCTAAAATTCCAACCAACATTAAATTCCCTCTGGTTTTCACAAACTATGCTGCCAGAAGGGCCCTGGTGAAGTGCAAATAATGTTACGTGGGGGCCTAGTAAATGTGGCAGTCATTGGTTCTGCCACAAATATTGCTGGTTCTCCTCCCAGGAGAATGCAGTAAACTTGCACTTTTCGGCCTCTTGAAGTCAGGCGTGGCCATATACTTGATGGCCAAAGAGGTGTCAGCGGAAGTGGCAGTTTTCAGAGCTGGTGCGCATTCTGCCAtgctctttctttcactcttgtTAGCCTGGGACATAGGGAATAATGCAACCAGCAGACCAGGATGGATGTGTTGTGAGCCAGCGAGGCATCTATCTTAGTTGTTTGAAGTCATGAGCTATTGGGGTTGCTTGTTACTAAAGCATAACCTAGCCTATCCATACTGTACAGCTGTCACCCACTAGCACTCCTGAATGTGGCCTCTGGAGGCAGATGGCTTTAGCTAGGATGGGGAAGCTAGAGAACTGGGAGAGAATCTAAAATCAGGCACCCTCCAGGCTCAAGACAGGTCTGGCTGAGGGCCTCAGCAGAAGGTCTCAGATATCAAGGAGACCTGGGCACCCAAAGGATTGGAGCAGTACCTCATATCTCAACCTTTTGCAGAGAACCAGCGCAGTGACCCCTGAGGAGATCCTGAGGAAGAAAAAGTCATATTTCGGCTGCCAGGCAAAAAAGACAGAGGGAAGTGGGGCCTAAGGGGCTCGATGAACAAGTCCAGGGCGCCCCCTCCCCTCACACCGCAACCAAGGCTCCAGCGGcgtctgcccccaccccccacccccaccccacagccggGGACGGAGTTGGGAAGACAGAACAGCGCTGGCGAGGATGGGAGAGGGTGGGATTCAGCGCACCAAGGAAGCCCTCAGTCGACAGAGAGgtggctcaatttttttttttttttttttttaagaaacgaAGCTAACTTTGTTTGGGTTTGCATATGACAAAACAGTATAAGAACGCATCAAGTAACAACACCCCCCCCAACCAGATCCCCACGTAAAAGTGACCCGCGCGGTCTGGGCTCAAAAACCTACTGCCCGGGTTAAAATTTCCACCTGGGAGAGGGTGAGGGGTCTCGTCCCTCCCGCCGGATTTCAGCAACCCCCCGCCCTGCCCGCGCCCGGGACGCACTCACCTTCCCGGAGCGCTGAGCCATCGTCGGCAACACGGGTTCCTGCCGCTGCCCCCGCCTCCCCGATATATACccgggccgggggtgggggggttggggtggtggtggtggtgcccGCGGAGCCCCTGGGACAGCGCCCCGCTGGGTCTGCAGCCTGGCGGGCCTGCTGATGCCGCCCTTTGAGTCAGCGCCCGCCCAGGACAAAAGATTTGCTTGGCAGGGCCCCGCCGCATTAGTGCTGTCGGGCATGCTAAGCCCCGCGGGTGGGACCCGAACGCGGGGAGCGGGTGCCGGCTGGGCCGAGCCCGTGGGGACCCCGCCGCGACTGAGGCGTCTGGAGGCTGTCCTGTGCTAGGGGCGCCCCCACCGCCCACTCCGGGTCTCTCAATGAGCAACTTGAGGCTCCCAAGGCTAGGACGCGTGGGAGGCCGGAGGGACGAGACCCCTCACCCTCTCCCAGGTGGAAATTTTAACCCGGGCAGTAGGTTTTTGAGCCCAGACAGCGCGGGTCACTTTTACGTGGGGATCTGGTTGGGGGGGGGGAATTGTTACTTGATGCGTTCTTATACTGTTTTGTCGTATGCAAACCCAAAGTTAGCTtcgtttcttttaaaaaaaaaaattgagccacCTCTCTGTCGACTGAGGGCTTCCTTGGTGCGCTGAATCCCACCCTCTCCCATCCTCGCCAGCGCTGTTCTGTCTTCCCAACTCCGTGAACCTCCAAGCCCCCAGCCAGCCCCCAAGGGTCTGCTCTCTCGTCGACCCCACCTTCCGAGCCCAGTGGGCTGGCCCCTGCTGAGTCAGACAAATCTCTCCTCCAGCCCACATCACTGGCCACAGTCCCTTCTCTTCTgccctggggatgggggtgggggtctctCTAGTCCTCCCCCTCTTCCCAAATAACCCCTCGACCTTTCAGGACAATCGTCACTCCTCCTCAAAAGCTTTCCATGTCACCTCCCCCCCACTCCACTCCGCCCCCCCTCGCACCCTTCCCCCACTCCATCCGCACCTTccaccccgcccccgccccactcCGCTTTTCTCACCTAGTTATATACACTCTCACATTGCTACCGATCTGTTTCCCCACCGATCTGTTTCAGCGGATAGGGGACGGAGTCCAAGCTTCCCGGTAGCACAGCAACAGCCCCACACCCAACCCCCGCTTTCCTAATCCTAGCTTCCATTCCACCTTAAACTCCCTGTTTCAACACATACCCGAAACCAGGACTTTCCTACTTTCTAGGTTTGCTCTCGCTGTCTGTCCTCTGTCCCTGGAATACCTTCCCAATTCCTCTTTGTCTGGAAAACTCTTACCCTTTAAGACCCTGCGTCACCTCTCCTTACCCGGCATAGGTTGGAGCCTGCATATTATTCTTGCACCCAAAGAACGACCCCAAATCAAGCACACGGGAGAGGGATCCTTCCAGGCTTGCCTCGGCGCTGCCCCCAGCGGGCCCCTGTTCTGCAGCACGTGCAGGGCTGCAGCCCCATCTTCCCTGGAGGTCCCAGCCTGTCCTGTTACCCCTACAAACACCCATGCTCACGGGACCGCACATACCAATATTTGCTTCTGGACACGGGGGCCAGGACTGAGCCCACAGATAATCCAGGTAGGCTGGGTGTGCTGAATTCAAAACAGAAGCAGAGATTTGGGGTGTTTTCTGAAAGATAGACATGAAAAATGTTGAGCTATAACCCTTTTCCTTGAGTGAGAATCCTTCAAAGGATCAATAAAAATTATCCCACCTACTGGTGGGTATCATTTCTGTAACTTTCACCTCCAGTCCCCATTCTCCAtccaatgttttaattcttattcaggATTTTCACTATAAGTAGGTTACCAGAAATGTCTGCCCAGATCATACAATCTGAGTTGTGCTCAAGAGGAATCCCTACCCCAAATAACTATGTAAGTATGCAAAGGCCAGTCTCCCAAACCCCACCATAAGAGATTCATTTTATTTGAGTCCTCTTCACTAGTAtactattaaaatgtactttgaggtATATGAGATTTTAAGCCACAACAGACTGCTAGTTGCAGAGGAAATACTGAGGATGGGGGTGGACTCAGGACAAAATGGAGAACAGTGGAAGAAGGAGCAGGGCTGAGAACGCTGTCTTGATTTTAAGAAAATCTCAGTCCCGTGGAAGCTTAAAATCTTCTATTCGCAGTTCGCAGTTCGACATTGGAGAGTTACAAAGCACGTGCAGAGGCCGGGCCggctgcctgcctgccttcctctTCCCTCCCGTTCTTCTCAAGTCTCTCCCTTTTTTAGGTAATTTAAAGCACTGAAGAGGTTAAAGAATACAATAAGGAACAACAACACACTCCGTACACTGATTTGTCAACTCTTACATTTTGCTATGTTTATATCcgatcaatttttttcctttaaagaaagtaatcattacaaatatatttgaagCCTTCCTTGCCCAGAAATGCCAACCATCATGATTTGTTTGCTATTTCTTTgcaggtttttatatttttactaccTAGGTTCGTATCTGTAAATAATATACATCGTTATGGTGTGGCAACATTGTATGCATGCTTCTGCAACTTGTTTTTTTGTGGCTAATGCCATCAGTTTCTGAAATGGTGAATGAACAACTCTTGGTAATGTTCCTAAGAGCACGAagtataattttccttctatttaccTCATAATTGCATACCAGGAAACTTCAGTGTATgttaaaaacatgcaaaaaatgcTATGTGTTTATAGGTGGAATTGTGGGACAGTTCTTCATTGTATGGGATCTCCTGCACGTTACAAGATATCTAGCAACCCTACCCGCTAAAGGCCTGCCCTCCCCTATCATGATGACAAATGGACTCCGCACATTTCCAAATGCTTCCCAAGGGGCAATATttacccccacctccaccccgtTCAGCTCCACTGCTCTTGGGTAAACACCttggagtgaaattgctgggtcaaagta
This window contains:
- the CRYGN gene encoding gamma-crystallin N produces the protein MAQRSGKITFYEGRHFSGRKLVVFGDCDNFQNRGFMNRVNSIRVESGAWIGFDHPDFRGQQFILEHGDYPDFVRWNGHSDHMGSCRPVGMHGEHFRLEIFEGCNFTGQCLELTEDCPFLLSQGWAKKCVNAIKVFGDGAWVLYEEPNYRGRMFLVERGDFRSFTDWEAPSARVQSLRRVANFF